A genomic window from Clostridia bacterium includes:
- a CDS encoding dephospho-CoA kinase, which yields MVIGIMGYSGSGKSTFAKEMENLGAYVIDADKIGKDILEVGTPAYKEVVAYFGDSILEKNKSINRKKLGQTVFSDKDKLEILNKITWEEIDKIITKKVNESNNKVIIIDCPLLYKVSSYNLCDEVIFINSKEEELIERIVKRDNIDKETAKNRLNSQKDDEFLKKATMVIENNGLSYLKIKAKSLMEGWLK from the coding sequence ATGGTTATCGGCATTATGGGTTATTCCGGCTCGGGAAAATCTACTTTTGCAAAAGAAATGGAAAATCTTGGCGCATATGTTATAGATGCAGACAAGATTGGGAAAGATATATTAGAAGTGGGTACCCCTGCTTATAAAGAAGTGGTGGCTTATTTTGGCGATTCCATTTTAGAAAAAAACAAAAGTATAAACCGAAAAAAACTTGGCCAAACAGTATTTTCAGATAAAGATAAGTTAGAAATTTTAAATAAAATTACCTGGGAAGAAATCGATAAAATAATTACTAAAAAAGTTAATGAAAGTAACAATAAGGTTATTATTATAGACTGCCCTCTTTTATACAAGGTTTCGTCTTATAACTTATGCGACGAGGTAATTTTTATAAACTCTAAAGAAGAAGAACTTATTGAAAGAATAGTAAAAAGAGACAATATAGATAAAGAAACTGCAAAAAACAGACTTAACAGTCAGAAAGACGATGAATTTTTAAAAAAAGCGACTATGGTTATAGAAAATAACGGTCTTTCTTACTTAAAAATAAAAGCAAAATCTCTTATGGAAGGATGGCTAAAATGA
- a CDS encoding glycosyltransferase family 2 protein — MNIVIYSLSILIQLFVITIGLYHILVGIFAYIGDNRAKVLTDKKHRFAMVVAAHNEEQVVAEIVDSLVDVDYDKDLYDIFVIADNCNDSTAEIARQHGADVHERFSQTERGKGYALNWMFERIFKMEKEYDAICVFDADNIVHKNFLKEMNVKFNQGYKAVQGYIDTKNPNDTWITASYAISFWFLNKVYQSARSNLGLSNQISGTGFAVATSVIKEYGWSATCLAEDMEFTMQLVLSGISVGYAKEAIVYDEKPLTLVQSFKQRTRWMQGHADVASRFIPSLFKKAVKEKDILAFDCIIYLLQPTLLILLLIITTVSFVKLFYPQLGMWFLTNFAIPPYLWNAIILGQFLLTPIILFTEGKLTKKMMFYYIPYMLYAYTWLPIAVVGVIRKNNKEWSHTKHTRKIAASELNH, encoded by the coding sequence ATGAATATAGTGATTTATAGTTTATCCATACTGATACAGCTTTTTGTTATTACTATCGGGCTATATCATATTCTTGTAGGGATATTTGCATATATCGGCGATAATAGGGCCAAAGTGCTTACAGATAAGAAGCACAGATTTGCAATGGTAGTTGCTGCTCATAATGAAGAGCAGGTTGTTGCTGAGATTGTTGACAGTTTAGTGGATGTAGATTATGACAAAGATTTGTATGATATCTTTGTTATTGCTGATAACTGCAACGATTCTACTGCCGAAATCGCAAGACAGCACGGAGCAGATGTTCACGAAAGATTTTCTCAGACTGAAAGAGGAAAAGGCTACGCTTTAAACTGGATGTTTGAAAGAATTTTTAAGATGGAAAAAGAATATGATGCTATCTGCGTATTTGATGCCGATAATATAGTTCATAAAAATTTCTTAAAAGAAATGAATGTTAAATTTAATCAGGGTTATAAAGCAGTTCAGGGATATATAGACACAAAAAACCCTAATGATACATGGATAACAGCATCTTATGCAATTTCATTCTGGTTCCTTAATAAGGTATACCAGTCTGCAAGAAGTAATCTTGGCTTATCCAACCAGATTTCAGGAACAGGCTTTGCAGTTGCAACATCAGTTATAAAAGAATACGGATGGAGCGCAACCTGTCTTGCAGAAGATATGGAATTTACTATGCAGCTTGTATTAAGCGGTATTTCAGTCGGCTATGCTAAAGAAGCCATAGTTTACGATGAAAAACCTCTTACACTTGTCCAGTCATTTAAGCAGAGAACAAGATGGATGCAGGGCCATGCAGACGTTGCATCAAGATTTATTCCGTCTCTTTTTAAAAAGGCAGTTAAAGAAAAAGATATTTTAGCATTTGACTGTATAATATATCTTCTTCAGCCAACTCTTTTGATTTTACTGCTTATTATTACCACAGTTTCTTTTGTTAAATTGTTCTATCCGCAACTTGGAATGTGGTTCTTAACCAACTTTGCTATTCCGCCTTATTTATGGAACGCAATAATTCTTGGCCAGTTCTTACTGACTCCGATAATTTTATTTACAGAGGGCAAACTTACCAAGAAAATGATGTTCTATTATATACCATATATGCTTTATGCTTACACCTGGCTTCCTATCGCAGTTGTCGGTGTAATAAGAAAGAATAATAAAGAATGGTCGCATACAAAACATACAAGAAAAATTGCGGCATCAGAACTTAATCATTAA
- a CDS encoding aminopeptidase: MAKMTSNINLLLKKEKGYDKPNTTERKKITDFCEGYKEFIGRAKTERVFIKDTVKLLEDNGFKKFDRGYELKKGDKIYFENRGRALIAAIIGEKSLSEGVNLVGAHVDSPRLDLKPVPLFESEGQLYIKTHYYGGIKKYQWPIIPLSMFGTCILKNGKSVDIVIGEDKDDPVFVITDILPHLGNAQYKKPVSEMIHPEQLNAIGATIPYDDADAKEKVKLNFLKILNKKYSITEEDLISSEITLVPNLSPKDAALDRSLVAAYGQDDRVCAYTGLMALINSKKSNKTSMLLLSDKEEVGSMGNTGMKSNFFEFTLEELCEKEGVKLRDALTNTECLSADVCAAYDPNFPEVFEKNNSVFLNGGVALMKYSGSRGKSGTSDASAEFVGKIRSIFDKANVKWQIGELGKTDEGGGGTIAQFVANLGCEVIDCGVALLSMHSPYEVAAKYDIYMAYKAYKAFYEA, from the coding sequence ATGGCTAAAATGACAAGCAATATAAATTTACTTTTAAAAAAGGAAAAAGGGTATGATAAACCCAATACAACCGAGAGAAAAAAGATAACCGATTTTTGCGAGGGCTATAAAGAATTTATAGGCAGAGCAAAGACAGAGAGAGTGTTTATAAAAGATACTGTTAAACTGCTTGAAGATAACGGTTTTAAAAAGTTTGACAGAGGATATGAACTTAAAAAAGGCGATAAAATATATTTTGAAAACCGTGGCAGAGCGTTAATTGCCGCAATTATAGGCGAGAAATCACTTAGCGAGGGTGTGAATTTAGTTGGCGCACACGTTGATTCTCCGCGTCTTGACTTAAAGCCTGTTCCTTTATTTGAATCAGAGGGGCAGTTATATATTAAAACCCACTATTACGGGGGAATTAAAAAATATCAATGGCCGATAATTCCTCTTTCAATGTTTGGAACTTGTATATTAAAGAATGGAAAAAGCGTTGACATTGTTATAGGCGAAGATAAGGACGACCCTGTTTTTGTTATTACAGATATTCTTCCGCACCTTGGAAACGCACAATATAAAAAGCCTGTAAGCGAAATGATACACCCTGAGCAGTTGAATGCTATCGGTGCTACAATTCCTTATGATGATGCTGATGCGAAAGAAAAAGTGAAATTAAACTTTTTAAAAATACTAAATAAGAAATATTCCATTACGGAAGAAGACCTTATATCTTCGGAAATTACCCTTGTGCCTAACCTTTCTCCAAAAGATGCAGCACTTGACAGAAGCCTTGTTGCAGCGTACGGTCAGGATGACAGGGTGTGTGCATATACCGGTCTTATGGCTCTTATTAACTCTAAAAAATCTAATAAAACAAGTATGCTTTTATTATCAGATAAAGAAGAAGTGGGTTCTATGGGTAATACCGGTATGAAATCTAATTTCTTTGAATTTACTCTTGAGGAATTATGTGAAAAAGAGGGTGTGAAATTAAGAGATGCTCTTACAAACACCGAATGTTTATCTGCCGATGTTTGTGCGGCATATGACCCAAACTTCCCTGAAGTTTTTGAAAAGAACAATTCTGTATTTTTAAACGGTGGAGTGGCACTGATGAAATATTCAGGCTCAAGAGGAAAATCTGGCACATCGGATGCAAGTGCAGAGTTTGTGGGCAAAATAAGAAGTATTTTTGATAAAGCAAATGTAAAATGGCAGATTGGAGAACTTGGCAAAACTGACGAGGGAGGCGGCGGCACAATAGCGCAGTTTGTTGCAAACTTAGGCTGTGAAGTTATAGACTGCGGTGTTGCTCTTTTATCCATGCACTCTCCATATGAGGTTGCGGCAAAATACGATATTTATATGGCATATAAAGCATATAAGGCATTTTACGAAGCATAA
- the era gene encoding GTPase Era, translating into MKSGFISVVGRTNAGKSTLVNSLIGEKIAIISNKPQTTRYRIMGIRTTKDSQIVFTDTPGIHNPKTRLGDFMINEAKESLNDTDAALLVVEPVSNVGKSEEKIIETLKNLNIPTILVINKIDTIKKEDLFPIIEKYSKAYDFESIIPVSAKTKDGMEILLKEIDKYLVEGPMFFPEDMVTDSPIKQRISEIVREKLLWALDKEIPHGIAIEVSTLKEDDKKVNLDVVIYCEKQSHKGIIIGKGGEQLKNVGIKSRYDIENLLGKKVFLNLWVKVKEGWRDSTMLLKNFGFSELQ; encoded by the coding sequence ATGAAATCAGGGTTTATAAGCGTTGTAGGAAGAACAAACGCAGGAAAATCAACATTGGTTAACTCTTTAATAGGGGAAAAAATTGCAATTATCTCCAACAAGCCTCAGACTACAAGATACAGAATTATGGGGATAAGAACAACTAAAGATTCTCAAATTGTGTTTACAGATACTCCGGGAATTCATAACCCTAAAACACGATTGGGAGATTTTATGATAAACGAGGCAAAAGAATCTTTAAACGATACTGATGCTGCCCTTTTAGTTGTTGAGCCTGTCTCAAATGTTGGTAAAAGCGAAGAAAAAATAATAGAAACTTTGAAAAACTTAAATATTCCCACAATTCTTGTAATAAATAAAATTGATACCATAAAAAAAGAAGATTTGTTCCCTATAATAGAAAAGTATTCAAAGGCTTATGATTTTGAATCTATCATTCCTGTCAGCGCAAAAACCAAAGACGGAATGGAAATTCTTTTAAAGGAAATAGATAAATACCTTGTTGAAGGGCCTATGTTCTTCCCTGAAGATATGGTAACCGACTCGCCGATAAAACAAAGAATTTCAGAAATAGTAAGAGAAAAACTTTTATGGGCGCTTGATAAGGAAATTCCTCACGGGATAGCAATAGAAGTATCTACACTAAAAGAAGATGATAAAAAGGTTAACCTTGATGTTGTTATCTACTGCGAAAAACAGTCGCATAAAGGAATTATAATCGGTAAAGGCGGAGAACAACTTAAAAATGTAGGAATAAAATCAAGATATGATATAGAAAATCTGTTAGGGAAAAAAGTATTTCTTAACCTTTGGGTTAAAGTAAAAGAAGGCTGGAGAGACAGTACCATGCTTCTTAAAAATTTTGGTTTTTCCGAATTGCAGTAA
- a CDS encoding tetratricopeptide repeat protein produces MWQFILVFILFFILLNVVPKYKYLYILKASSLIGEGKLEEGLRLFEKAAYHKKIDFMTKLRYAFCELKYGDIKKAKKMVMWILNEKITRNVYYEAKAINALILFKEGEIEEAKEAMTTVYENYKNTNMYCTLGYLFNILETSENAVNFNKEAYEYNSDHNTILDNLGQSYYLNDEIDEAYKVYETLIEKEPAFPEAYYNFALVLIKRGENERAKEMLETALTKEFHKLTTITKEETENILHNL; encoded by the coding sequence ATGTGGCAATTTATTTTAGTGTTTATACTTTTTTTCATACTTTTAAATGTTGTGCCTAAGTATAAATACCTGTACATTCTAAAAGCCTCCTCCTTAATCGGCGAGGGGAAATTAGAAGAAGGCTTAAGGCTTTTTGAAAAGGCGGCATATCATAAAAAAATAGATTTTATGACCAAATTAAGATACGCATTTTGCGAACTTAAATACGGAGATATAAAAAAAGCAAAGAAAATGGTAATGTGGATACTTAATGAGAAGATTACCAGAAACGTTTATTACGAGGCAAAAGCCATAAATGCCCTTATTCTTTTTAAAGAAGGGGAAATAGAAGAAGCCAAAGAGGCTATGACAACCGTTTATGAAAATTATAAAAATACAAATATGTACTGCACATTAGGTTATCTTTTTAATATTTTAGAAACTTCTGAAAATGCAGTTAACTTTAATAAAGAGGCTTATGAGTATAACAGCGACCATAACACTATCTTAGATAATCTTGGCCAGTCTTATTACTTAAACGATGAGATTGACGAGGCTTATAAAGTTTATGAAACTCTTATTGAAAAAGAACCTGCTTTTCCTGAAGCGTATTACAACTTTGCCCTTGTGCTTATTAAAAGAGGCGAAAATGAAAGAGCAAAGGAAATGCTTGAAACTGCGCTTACAAAAGAATTTCATAAATTAACCACAATTACAAAAGAAGAAACAGAAAATATATTACATAATTTATAG
- the scfB gene encoding thioether cross-link-forming SCIFF peptide maturase: protein MIHYYQLFGLNIVLDINSGSVHIVDDLSYDIIKFNIKDLSEPTDEMYDKINAKKEEIDEAFFELKSLQEKGELYSEDYLTIDDIKKFRINPPVKALCLHICHDCNLRCKYCFAETGSFHGQRSMMSKEVGLSAIDFVIKNSGKRKNIEIDFFGGEPLMNFDVVKDIVKYADEQGKIYGKNFRYTLTTNGMLLNDEIIDYLNTHMSNIVLSLDGTKETNDFLRPDINKQGSYDKIVDNYLKIAKLRNQDNYYVRGTFTAHNLNFAKDILHIADLGFLQTSMEPVVLSKTHPLAIKEEHLDTVKKEYEILAKEYIERIKNKKGFNFFHFMIDLEQGPCVIKRVSGCGAGSEYVAVTPTGDIYPCHRFAGETEYKMGDVFTGIQREDLKELFINDNVYSKKDCQNCFAKFYCSGGCHANNILIEKDIDTPYKIGCEMEKKRVECAIAIKAVLASES, encoded by the coding sequence ATGATTCATTATTATCAACTGTTCGGGCTTAATATTGTGCTTGATATCAACAGCGGAAGCGTTCACATTGTTGACGATTTATCTTACGATATAATTAAATTTAACATTAAAGATTTATCTGAACCTACCGATGAGATGTACGATAAAATAAATGCAAAAAAAGAAGAGATTGACGAAGCGTTTTTTGAACTTAAATCTCTTCAGGAAAAAGGGGAACTTTACTCTGAAGATTATCTTACAATAGATGACATTAAGAAATTCAGAATAAACCCTCCTGTTAAAGCGTTATGCCTACATATCTGCCACGACTGTAACTTAAGATGCAAATACTGTTTTGCAGAAACAGGTTCTTTCCATGGGCAAAGAAGTATGATGTCTAAAGAAGTAGGGCTTTCGGCTATTGATTTTGTTATAAAAAATTCAGGCAAGAGAAAGAATATTGAAATAGACTTTTTTGGCGGAGAGCCTTTAATGAATTTTGATGTTGTAAAAGATATTGTAAAATACGCAGACGAACAGGGCAAAATTTATGGTAAAAACTTTAGATATACTCTTACCACAAACGGTATGCTTTTAAATGACGAAATTATTGATTATCTTAATACTCATATGAGCAATATCGTTTTAAGTTTAGACGGTACAAAAGAAACGAACGACTTTTTAAGACCTGATATCAACAAACAGGGAAGTTATGATAAAATAGTTGATAACTACCTAAAAATTGCGAAATTAAGAAATCAGGATAACTACTATGTAAGAGGTACATTTACTGCGCATAACTTAAACTTTGCAAAGGATATTCTCCACATTGCAGACCTTGGCTTTTTGCAGACATCAATGGAGCCTGTTGTTTTATCGAAAACTCATCCTCTTGCAATTAAAGAAGAGCATCTTGACACTGTAAAAAAAGAATATGAAATTCTTGCTAAGGAATATATAGAAAGAATCAAGAATAAAAAAGGCTTTAACTTCTTCCACTTTATGATAGATTTAGAGCAGGGCCCATGCGTTATAAAAAGAGTTTCAGGTTGTGGTGCAGGAAGCGAATATGTCGCAGTTACACCTACCGGAGATATTTACCCTTGCCACCGTTTTGCAGGGGAGACAGAATATAAAATGGGCGATGTATTTACAGGCATTCAAAGAGAAGACTTAAAAGAATTATTTATAAACGACAATGTTTATTCCAAAAAAGACTGTCAGAATTGTTTTGCTAAATTCTACTGCAGCGGCGGTTGCCACGCAAATAATATCTTAATTGAAAAGGATATTGACACTCCGTATAAAATCGGATGTGAAATGGAGAAAAAGAGAGTAGAATGTGCTATTGCCATTAAGGCAGTTTTAGCATCGGAAAGTTAA
- a CDS encoding phosphoribosylformylglycinamidine synthase: protein MSISRVYSEKKKGFDVEASSLFRDIKENLSILSLKELRILVRYDISSLDEKTLEKAKNTILSEPQVDNVSESVDLSGYKVFATELLPGQFDQRADSAAQCIQILTGGEKPVVRAAKVYAINPEVTCEEIEAIKKYIINPIESREASLEIPKTLDMELPEPKKVKTVEGFIELDEVSLKKFLDENGFAFDISDIKFCQNYFKNEEKRNPTVTELKMIDTYWSDHCRHTTFATELKNVEIEDEVVKAAFLEYIKTRDTVYAGRTPKDMCFMDIATLATKDLKKKGVLKNLDESEEINACSIEVDVDIDGKDEKWLVMFKNETHNHPTEIEPFGGAATCLGGAIRDPLSGRSYVYQAMRVTGSGDPRVPLKETLPGKLPQRKISKTAAAGYSSYGNQIGLATGLVREIYDESYKAKRLEIGAVIAAAPKSNVIREVPEPGDVVVLLGGKTGRDGCGGATGSSKAHTDKSLENCGAEVQKGNPPEERKLQRLFRKPEVTRLIRRCNDFGAGGVSVAIGELADGLLINLDNVPKKYAGLDGTELAISESQERMAVVVRDSDKEKMIEEAGKENIEATVVATVTKEKRLRLFWQGDKIVDISREFLNSNGGRRETDVLIKANKCDNIFESINLSSYKTYEEKFVALLSDLNVCMQKGLGEMFDSTIGANTVLMPFGGKYELTPTESMAAKIPLEKGETKTATVMSYGYDNKMASKSPFYSGVYAIIHSIARVVATGCDISKVYLTLQEYFKKLGNDKERWGEPMQALLGAFLAQERLNIAAIGGKDSMSGSFNDMDVVPTLVSFAVSPANTDEIVSPEFKKTNTKVLLIENKKDGFLPDFNDFTNISKKVYDLIKSKKAYSAYAVPMGGVGEAVLKMCFGNKIGFKFSMSDNLFNAGYGSYIVEVDNDTDIPGAKLIGYTLDTKEVEIENEKISLEKLIDAFVSPLESVYKTAKEIEEKEIDIPLYETKTVSSPKIKIARPKVVVPVFPGTNCEYDTKKRFELAGADVDVIVFKNLKQTDVLDSAKELAGAIKNAQIVMIPGGFSGGDEPDGSGKFIATALRNELVKEALRDMLYNRDGLMLGICNGFQALIKLGLVPFGDVIDTDDTCPTLTYNTIGRHISTMADIKVMSNKSPWFSNVKVGDVYKVPLSHGEGRFIVSDKLMSELVKNGQIATCYVDAMGNPTYEKYANPNGSNFAVEGITSLDGRILGKMGHSERIGDNLYKNIHGKFDMKIFEAGVSYFK from the coding sequence ATGAGTATTTCAAGAGTTTATTCAGAAAAGAAAAAGGGGTTTGATGTTGAAGCGTCATCGCTTTTTAGAGATATTAAGGAAAATTTATCTATCTTAAGCCTTAAAGAATTAAGAATACTTGTAAGATATGATATTTCATCACTTGATGAAAAAACTTTGGAAAAAGCAAAGAACACAATTCTTTCCGAGCCACAGGTTGACAATGTTAGCGAAAGTGTTGATTTATCAGGATACAAAGTGTTTGCTACCGAACTTTTACCTGGCCAGTTTGACCAGAGAGCAGATTCTGCAGCCCAGTGTATCCAGATTTTAACCGGAGGGGAAAAACCTGTTGTCCGTGCTGCAAAGGTATATGCTATTAACCCTGAAGTAACTTGCGAAGAAATAGAAGCGATTAAAAAATATATTATAAACCCTATCGAATCAAGAGAAGCGTCTTTGGAAATTCCAAAAACTTTAGATATGGAACTTCCTGAGCCTAAAAAGGTTAAAACTGTGGAAGGGTTTATTGAACTTGACGAAGTAAGTTTAAAAAAATTCCTTGACGAAAACGGTTTTGCATTTGATATTTCAGATATTAAGTTCTGTCAGAACTATTTTAAGAATGAAGAAAAAAGAAACCCAACAGTTACCGAACTTAAAATGATAGATACATACTGGTCTGACCACTGCCGTCATACCACATTTGCTACTGAACTTAAAAATGTTGAAATAGAAGATGAAGTTGTTAAGGCTGCATTTTTAGAATATATTAAAACAAGAGATACAGTATATGCAGGAAGAACTCCTAAAGATATGTGCTTTATGGATATTGCTACTCTTGCAACCAAAGACTTAAAGAAAAAAGGCGTTCTTAAAAATCTTGACGAATCAGAAGAAATAAATGCCTGTTCAATAGAAGTTGATGTTGATATTGACGGTAAGGATGAAAAATGGCTTGTAATGTTTAAAAACGAAACCCATAATCACCCTACTGAAATTGAACCTTTTGGTGGTGCTGCTACCTGTCTTGGCGGTGCGATAAGAGACCCGCTTTCAGGTCGTTCATATGTTTATCAGGCAATGAGAGTTACAGGAAGCGGAGACCCTCGTGTTCCTCTAAAAGAAACTTTGCCTGGAAAACTTCCACAAAGAAAAATCTCTAAAACTGCTGCAGCAGGTTACAGTTCATACGGTAACCAGATAGGTCTTGCAACAGGTCTGGTAAGAGAAATATATGATGAATCATACAAGGCAAAAAGGCTTGAAATCGGTGCAGTTATTGCTGCTGCTCCAAAGAGCAATGTTATAAGAGAAGTTCCTGAGCCTGGCGATGTTGTTGTTCTTCTTGGTGGCAAAACAGGAAGAGACGGTTGCGGCGGTGCAACAGGTTCTTCCAAAGCGCACACAGATAAATCTTTAGAAAACTGCGGCGCAGAAGTTCAGAAAGGTAACCCTCCTGAAGAAAGAAAACTTCAGAGATTATTCAGAAAACCTGAAGTTACAAGACTTATAAGAAGATGTAACGACTTTGGTGCAGGTGGTGTATCTGTTGCTATCGGCGAACTTGCAGACGGTCTTTTAATCAATCTTGACAATGTGCCTAAAAAATATGCAGGTTTAGACGGTACAGAACTTGCAATTTCCGAATCTCAGGAAAGAATGGCTGTTGTTGTAAGAGACTCAGATAAAGAAAAAATGATAGAAGAAGCAGGAAAAGAAAACATTGAAGCAACAGTTGTTGCAACTGTTACTAAGGAAAAGAGATTAAGACTTTTCTGGCAGGGAGACAAAATTGTTGACATTTCAAGAGAATTCTTAAATTCCAACGGTGGAAGAAGAGAAACCGATGTCTTAATTAAAGCGAATAAATGTGATAATATTTTTGAAAGCATTAACCTTTCATCATATAAAACATATGAAGAAAAATTTGTTGCACTTTTATCCGACCTTAATGTTTGTATGCAAAAAGGCCTTGGAGAAATGTTTGACTCCACTATCGGCGCAAATACAGTTTTAATGCCTTTTGGCGGAAAATATGAACTTACACCGACAGAATCAATGGCTGCAAAAATTCCTCTTGAAAAAGGCGAAACAAAAACTGCAACAGTTATGTCTTACGGTTATGATAATAAAATGGCTTCAAAAAGTCCGTTTTACAGTGGCGTATATGCAATTATTCATTCTATTGCAAGAGTTGTTGCAACAGGTTGCGATATTTCCAAAGTGTATTTAACACTGCAGGAATACTTTAAGAAACTTGGAAATGACAAGGAAAGATGGGGAGAGCCTATGCAGGCACTTTTAGGTGCTTTCCTTGCACAGGAAAGATTAAATATTGCGGCGATAGGCGGAAAAGACTCAATGAGTGGTTCGTTTAACGATATGGACGTTGTTCCTACTCTTGTTTCCTTTGCTGTATCCCCTGCAAATACTGACGAGATAGTTTCTCCTGAATTTAAGAAAACAAATACTAAAGTTTTACTTATAGAAAATAAAAAAGACGGTTTCTTACCTGACTTTAACGACTTTACAAATATCAGTAAAAAGGTGTATGACCTTATTAAATCTAAAAAAGCATACTCTGCATACGCTGTTCCTATGGGTGGAGTCGGCGAGGCTGTTCTTAAAATGTGCTTCGGTAATAAAATCGGCTTTAAGTTTAGTATGAGCGATAATCTCTTTAATGCAGGTTACGGTTCTTATATCGTAGAGGTTGATAATGATACTGACATTCCAGGTGCTAAACTTATAGGTTACACACTTGATACTAAAGAAGTAGAAATAGAAAACGAAAAAATATCTTTGGAAAAACTTATCGATGCGTTTGTAAGTCCGTTGGAATCAGTTTATAAAACAGCAAAAGAAATCGAAGAAAAGGAAATTGACATTCCTTTATATGAAACAAAAACAGTTTCAAGCCCTAAAATAAAAATTGCAAGACCAAAGGTTGTTGTTCCTGTATTCCCTGGCACAAACTGTGAATATGACACTAAAAAGAGATTTGAACTTGCTGGTGCAGATGTTGATGTTATAGTGTTTAAAAACCTTAAACAGACAGATGTGTTAGACTCTGCAAAAGAACTTGCAGGTGCAATTAAAAATGCTCAGATTGTTATGATTCCTGGTGGTTTCTCAGGTGGAGACGAGCCTGACGGTTCAGGTAAATTTATTGCAACAGCACTTAGAAACGAACTTGTTAAAGAAGCATTAAGAGATATGCTTTATAACAGAGACGGGCTTATGCTTGGTATTTGTAACGGTTTCCAGGCGCTTATAAAATTAGGCCTTGTTCCTTTCGGCGATGTTATAGATACTGATGACACCTGCCCTACACTTACTTATAACACTATCGGACGCCATATTTCCACAATGGCAGACATCAAGGTTATGTCAAATAAATCTCCTTGGTTTTCTAATGTTAAGGTTGGGGATGTTTACAAAGTGCCGCTATCCCACGGTGAAGGAAGATTTATAGTAAGTGATAAACTTATGAGCGAACTTGTTAAAAACGGGCAGATTGCTACCTGCTATGTTGACGCTATGGGTAACCCTACATATGAAAAATATGCTAACCCTAACGGTTCAAACTTTGCTGTTGAAGGTATAACAAGTTTAGACGGAAGAATTCTTGGTAAAATGGGCCATTCAGAAAGAATAGGCGATAATCTATACAAGAATATTCACGGTAAGTTTGATATGAAGATATTTGAAGCAGGTGTTTCATACTTTAAATAA